From the genome of Thermoanaerobaculales bacterium:
ACCTTCTGCCGCCTGGTCGTTGCCGAGCACGCCGGGCGGGCCGACCACGAGGGCCAGGTCCTCGTCCGTCGCGTAGGCTTCGGCGACCGCCAACGGCGCCGGGGCCGAGTCGATGTACGCCACCATGCCGCCGGTGGTCGCCGCGCCGTTGCTGAGGTTGAGCGAGCGGTCGTACAGGGCGTACCGGTCCGAGGTCACAGGCAGGGTGACGATGGCGTCGACCGTCGTTCCAGGCTGCAGCTCGACCCCGTACTGGCTGAAGGCCACCGGGGCGAGGCTGGCGTCCTCGGCGATCACGTTCATGTAGAGCCCACCCCCGAGGGTCGGCGTGACGGTCTCGAGGCCGGCGTTGACGAAGCGCAGCAGGAGGTTAGAGCCGGCGCCGCCGTAGATCGTCTCGATGTCCGGGTGGACCTTGCCGTTGATCAGGAAGTACTCGGGCTTCCAACCCCACACGAATCCCTCATCGGCCACCGGCAGGGTGTTCTTGGACACGCGGGCGCCGCCGTAGCCGGCGGGGTTGGTGTTGAGGACCGGGTCGATCGCGCTGTAGACCAGCACCTGATCAGTGGCGTACGCGCTCTCGGCGGTTCCGTAGGCTGTGCCGGCGCTCAGCGACTCGACCACCAGCGCGCCGTACAGGCCCATCGGCAGATGGGTGCGGATCCTCGAGGTGGCGCTCTGATAGAGGAAGGTCCCGGGACGCGAGGCAACGAAGCTGTAGCTGACGGTGCCGCCGCCGGCGGCGGCCTCCGTCGTGAAGTGCCCGGCCACGCCGCCGGTCGCCGTCATCGGCTGGCCGGGGATGAGGATCGAGACCTGCTCCGGGAGGTTGTTGGTCAGGTTGATGGTCACGGTCTCGCCCTCGATGACCCGGAGCACCGGGTTGGGGAGGGTCGCATCGCCTCCGCAGCTCGACCCGAGGACAAAGCCCCAGATCGGCACGGAGACGCCCGTGGTGACCTCGGCCGTGCCCGTCGTGGCGCACAGATCGATGGTCGTCTGCGCGAAGGTGGGCGACGCCGCGAGGGCGAGGACGGCCAGCCCGAGGGCCAGTCGCTTCGCGTGGGTGAAGACTTTCGTGCGGTTCATTTCAATCGCCTCCTTCGCCTATGGGATCGGCGTCCCGGGCGGCTCGACCACCATCATCGAGAGCATGCCGCCGGGGAAGATGTCGAAGTTGGTGAGCTCCTTCTCGGTGTGCGAGTGCCACATGAAGAAGAAGCCGTTGTTCGGGTTGAGGCCGCCCTCGCCGGGCGGGAGCTGCTCGCCGCCGCCCAGGAACGGGGAGCCGGACCACCAACCGCCGAAGGCCAGGTTCTGGTTCTCGGGGAGCGTCACCGGGAACGGCTTGCCGTGGTCCCCGCAGTACTCGTTGGTGACCGGGTCGTAGCCCGCGGACTGGCAGGCCGGGTTGGAGTCGCTGGGGTCGGCGGACTCGCAGCTTGAGAGCGCGATCCCGTTGCAGTCGTGGTCCAGCTGACCGTCCTGCAGGGTGCCGTAGATGTCCCAGCCGAGCTTCTCGCCGGTCCAGGTGAAGATCGCGTCGACGGTCTGGCCCGGCACCGACAGGGTCGTGAACTGGGCCCGCGAGGCGAGCGCGCCGCCGGGGGTCTGGAGCATCCGCCCGTAGCGGGCGATCTCATGGTAGTGGTTGCCGTGCAGGTGGAGCGGGTGCTGGTCCTGGTCGCCGCCGATGATCCGCACCAGCACGCTCTCGCCCGGCCGCATCCTCGGCAGGCAGTTGTAGGGCTGGTGGGGAGCCCAGGAGACGAAGGATTCGCCGAGGTCGTCGGGAGCGGTCCGGCCGTTGATGAACCAGTAGACCGGCCAGCGCGCGCTGTAGTCGATCGCGCTGTACTGGTGCTGCTCGGCCCTGGTGTGGAAGTAGGGGTCCATCGAGGTGAGCAGGAACAGGTACTCGTGGTCGTACCGGCTGCGGGCGTCGTTGTAGGCGTGGTGCCCGTCGTTGAACGGTGCGCCCGGGCGAACGATGATGACGCCGAGCAGGCCCATCTCGACCTGCAGCTGGGCGTTGGTGCCCGAGTAGTACATGTAGGTTCCCGGCTCTTCGGCCGTGAAGGTGTACTGCACCGCGGTGCCACCCGGGCAGGTC
Proteins encoded in this window:
- a CDS encoding multicopper oxidase domain-containing protein; this translates as MNNTTTRNRTSWALAVGAALLVLASAGSAQATIEGITGVTTFNFAAGEGEIVIADGGSYEFWGYEDLDGHEGVGLPQYPGPTIIVNQGDYVTINLTSELHDQCTSMVFPGHAVSVTAGTGDQEGQLTRETCPGGTAVQYTFTAEEPGTYMYYSGTNAQLQVEMGLLGVIIVRPGAPFNDGHHAYNDARSRYDHEYLFLLTSMDPYFHTRAEQHQYSAIDYSARWPVYWFINGRTAPDDLGESFVSWAPHQPYNCLPRMRPGESVLVRIIGGDQDQHPLHLHGNHYHEIARYGRMLQTPGGALASRAQFTTLSVPGQTVDAIFTWTGEKLGWDIYGTLQDGQLDHDCNGIALSSCESADPSDSNPACQSAGYDPVTNEYCGDHGKPFPVTLPENQNLAFGGWWSGSPFLGGGEQLPPGEGGLNPNNGFFFMWHSHTEKELTNFDIFPGGMLSMMVVEPPGTPIP